The following proteins come from a genomic window of Corynebacterium sp. P4-C1:
- a CDS encoding AMP-binding protein, translated as MEDSGAGFAIGETRDHGVKFAHLTDSPVEQILLFNEDAVGYLERAGQIIGDEVLDERIASIRHDDIASLVYTSGTTGRSKGCSSTRSARSRGRAQRW; from the coding sequence GTGGAGGATTCCGGAGCAGGGTTCGCTATCGGGGAGACCCGCGACCACGGTGTGAAATTCGCGCACCTGACCGACTCGCCCGTGGAGCAGATCCTGCTGTTCAACGAAGACGCAGTCGGCTATCTCGAACGCGCCGGGCAAATCATCGGCGACGAGGTGCTGGACGAAAGAATCGCGTCGATCCGGCACGACGATATCGCTTCGCTGGTCTACACCTCGGGCACAACGGGGCGTTCGAAGGGCTGCAGCAGCACCCGATCGGCAAGATCGCGGGGCCGGGCACAAAGATGGTGA
- a CDS encoding long-chain fatty acid--CoA ligase, translating to MVTYLPLAHVMARSVHLLATISGTLQTHWSDVKTVAAEFQRAQPDVVLGVPRVYEKARNAAYVKASDGSAIGARIFKEVEKTAIEYSKALEGRGRPSISLKLKRTIFDKLVYSKIREALGGNVQYGISGGSALGVPLGHFFRGAGLPVYKGYGLTETASAAAVNFGDDAKIGSVGKPMFGYSAKTTEDREICFSGDGIFVGYWQNEKATKEALIDGWFHTGDLGEIDENGFITITGRKKDILVTSGGKNVAPQPLEEMLRQDPLISQAVVVGDGKPFIGVLIALAEDALSRWKEARGLDLPAYKLAKLPELRGEVQDAVNRVNASVSRAEQIKKFRILPRDLTEAAGGAADLQPPDTEALRVAPRRAVQNAVKLWPRVNARTP from the coding sequence ATGGTGACGTACCTGCCGCTGGCGCACGTCATGGCGCGCTCCGTGCACCTGCTGGCGACCATTTCGGGTACGCTCCAAACCCACTGGTCGGATGTGAAGACGGTCGCCGCGGAATTCCAGCGCGCCCAGCCGGATGTGGTGCTTGGGGTTCCCCGGGTGTACGAGAAGGCGCGCAACGCCGCATACGTGAAGGCGTCGGACGGTTCGGCTATCGGTGCCCGCATCTTCAAGGAGGTCGAGAAGACGGCCATCGAGTATTCGAAGGCGCTGGAGGGGAGGGGGCGGCCGTCGATAAGCTTGAAGCTCAAGCGCACGATCTTCGACAAGCTCGTCTACTCGAAGATCCGGGAGGCACTCGGCGGCAATGTGCAGTACGGCATTTCGGGCGGGTCGGCTCTGGGGGTGCCGCTCGGGCATTTTTTCCGTGGGGCCGGACTGCCCGTGTACAAGGGGTATGGGCTCACTGAAACTGCGTCGGCGGCCGCCGTGAATTTCGGGGACGACGCAAAAATTGGGTCCGTGGGTAAGCCGATGTTCGGTTATTCTGCGAAGACGACCGAGGACAGAGAGATCTGTTTTTCGGGTGACGGAATCTTCGTCGGGTACTGGCAGAACGAGAAAGCAACAAAAGAAGCGCTTATCGACGGCTGGTTCCACACCGGCGATCTCGGCGAAATCGACGAGAACGGATTCATCACCATCACCGGCCGCAAGAAGGACATCCTGGTGACATCCGGCGGCAAGAATGTGGCGCCGCAGCCGCTCGAGGAAATGCTGCGCCAGGATCCGCTGATCTCCCAGGCTGTCGTGGTCGGTGACGGAAAGCCGTTCATCGGGGTGCTGATCGCCCTCGCCGAGGATGCGCTGTCCCGGTGGAAAGAAGCGCGTGGGCTGGACTTGCCCGCATACAAGCTGGCGAAGCTGCCGGAGTTGCGCGGTGAGGTGCAAGATGCGGTGAACCGGGTGAACGCATCCGTCAGCAGGGCGGAACAGATCAAGAAATTCCGCATTCTTCCCCGCGACCTGACGGAAGCGGCCGGTGGTGCTGCGGACCTTCAGCCACCAGATACGGAAGCTTTACGGGTAGCTCCCCGGCGCGCCGTACAAAACGCTGTGAAACTCTGGCCTAGAGTCAACGCTCGAACGCCATAA